The window aatggcaCAACCTTCCCAGAACTCATCCTTATCAAAGTCTTCAGTACTGACCAAAAGTTACACATGGTTGAGCCTCAAGGAAATCCCACTGATCAAGAACATATGTAACAAAATAATGAGCTAGAACTTGCTACTGTagcccccaccccccccccccccccttccccctccgaaaaaacagaaagaaaagaagaaaaaaaaaccaatgaaaTTGATATCTCTAATTATATACAAAATCTATAATATGCACTTATACATTCATTCATGATTTAGGGCCATTGTCTTCTAAATTTGACCTATAATATGCAATTATACATTCATTCATGATTTAGGGCCATTGTCTTCTAAATTTGACAAGCATGAGAACAAACACATCAACTCTACATTTCTATAGCAAAGGCACCTCTGCCTGACATTCTGTCTTTAGCCAGAACAATCGTCGAGGGCCTTTCAGTGTCATAAAAGCAATAGCATTTTTTTCATCTCTCAAAAGTCTAACCGCCTTTACAAATACTGAATCATCCAAACCTTCTAATTCTTGTAATTCTTCCAAGCACTTGTCATATGAATACAACCTGGAACTGATTACTTGCTCTGCATTAAGTTTGGAGTTCAATGCCATTCCTGAAATAGCTTGTGCAATCATCAATTCAGCATTCCGTGATTTTTTATGTCTTGACGTTGTGTCCTTGACAAACTTACGCTTCTTTGGCTGTGTGTCTCTTTGTGGGGACATCATATCTGAACTTGACTTGGATTGTTCCTGTGTTGCATCAGGTTCTGGAGTATGTAGCGAAGTAGAAATACATGGAAAAAGTGATAATGCAGTGTTGTCATTTGCCTCTTTTGATAcctcttttccttttgtgcCTGTGGCATTATTTTGTTAAATTTCACTCTTAACAACCAAATACAAAAATGTTACAACAAAAACAAGTGTATTACCTTCAAAAATTAAGGCCAACTTCTTGAACAATGGGAAGCTCTTAAACCTATATGACTCCACATCAGGGTGATCCTGCATATACATGCTATGAGCATACAGGGAGGGATACATAGTGGCCTGAAACTCAAAAAACGAAATAATTTACCAGGATATAACGATCCCAAACTTCATCTGTAGCTATAATAGTCTGTTGAGCTTCATCCCAACCAAAGTCATTCTGACTAAGAAGTGATTTGATAATGAAGTAAATCCTTCGTAAGTTGGTATAGCGGTTTCTCAGTTGTGATTTCTCAAATTGGAGACCGAATTTCCTGTTGAAACGAATTGTCATGGACTGCCATGATTGTTTTGTgaatccattttctttctttttccaccCAAATGGTAGTTGATCAATCATCAGTTCAACAAGATAATCATCTCGCGGTGGTGTCCACTTGGCTTTACCTCGGTCTGGAGAGGTTAGTTGGATTGGGGATACATTTTCTGCTTCTAGCTGAtcaaaacataaagaaaaacaaaagaatgaaGTGTAAAATAGCAATATTATCATGGGACCATCACCAACAAGTGCCAAGTGGGAGATAACCCTCACTCAAGGATAGTCTGATAAAGAACCTTATCCAACTAGTGGGAGAAAATCTCAGTGGAATAACACATAGATTAGAATACAAGAACTCTCAACACATTCCTCTcacccttcctcttctctacATAATCCTATCTGATAAGTATATTAATGCAATTATCTCCCCTAGAATTTGCAATTTGTGAGAAAGtaaagagggaaagaaattAATATGTTGATCTTAGTCCTGAAGCCAGAGGTCCTACTAGTTTGGTTTCAAACTTCTATACTCTCTTTGAATCACTACAAGGGGAGAAGGGTGATACCAAAGATCTCCACAGATTATTTGACAAGACCAGTAAAAGTACCTTCTCTATTAGATGGATAGAATCAAGGTCAAAAGTGGGGTTAGGAAAAGTTTGTTAATTTCCAAAATTTGAAGGATCAAGACCACACACAATGAGGTTCTACTTAGTTTGACTCATGTAAAAGAAGTCCCTccaaaacaacaataaataagACATCTAGTAACAGATATTACTGACTCAAAGTTCAATATGCAAGTCATCCCTTGTCCTCGGAGTAATCCATCTAATTCCCTTATTGTCATTAGAAGATTTGATTATGTTAAAAAGTTATAATTTGCAGATGTAAAATAGTTTCATGTACATTTTATATCCCCAAGTTtcaacaaaaaacatacacTCTATTCAAATGGTGGAGACAAACTTAAAACCTCATAAACTTTCACAACAGCCATCAACCCTGAACATCCCAAATTTACACTGCAAGTAAAAGCTGAGAATCCTCCAAAGCCTTACTATGAATGGGAGCTTAAAAACCAGAATACTCCAAAGCCTTATTCAGAAGCCTTTGAAGCTGCACCACATgtgatctccttccactcgaaGCAAGTCTTACTATGAATGGGAGCTTAAAAACCAGAATCCCAAACTCCAACCTACCTAATCCAAATTCAAAGTTTCCAGACGGCCGTACCACTTTTTCATCCAGATGGGAATAGCATTCTCCTTCATCTGAAAAATCTCAGGATCTCCATAGAACTAGAGAGGAAAGTTAAGCACTAGCACCACCACAAATCTAATGGCTTAACTCCGTTTCATCACCTATTATTTTGTTTAGCTTCACAAGTCCATCCTTAATGCAGGACCCAATTTTAGTTTTATCcttttgaaaatatatttttaaaaaaattgtgcATTTACGCAATTTTAGGATTAACCAGAGAAGATAAATAAATCAACACTGTTTCTTCCAACCCAACAAACAGAACAGCAAGAATTAACACAACAGAACTATAATTGATGAAATGAAATGTACAAAACAAAGGGAAGTCAAAACCTCACCTCAGCCATGGAGAGCTTAAAAATAGGATTGCTAGGTTTTAAATCAAATCTGAAGAGAACCAAGAAGAATGAAGATAAGCTTCTGAGACATAAGAAAGGAGGGGGACCTTAATGACCCATTTGGGTTTGCATTGAAATGTAGGATTTGCACCATCTGCTGTTGAGGAAAGTGGGGGTTTGGTGGATAGGTTGGTGCCATCACCATCTCACCTAAACAAACGATGATGACAACATTTAATTTTGTTCAACGACCAATCACTCCAACAACTACTTCTAGTTCTGTTCAGGTTTCCGCCTTCTTTCTTTATTGGCAAAAATCTATGGAACCCGAAATGAATTAGCGCCTTTGCCAACATCAGAAGTTAAGATGTAGTAATGGGTGTAGGACCAAGGGGATTATGGTTATCCCCAGTTGTCCAGATGCTTTAAATTTATATCTGAAACGTTTGATGAAACCATATGAAATGAAAAGGtttacttttacttttcctgttttaattttttttggttaaaagttTAATGCACGGTTgtgtataagaggaatcttttacactgGCTTTTAATAATCGtcaaattaaaatgttttaaTCTGAACCATCCAAGAATAAAGTAATTGTAGATAATTCCTATACGGTTACCTTTCAATACCTTTTTAAATACTTGTAAAAGATTTTTGTATTTatcaataataattaaaaaatacaataattacaaaaaaaaaaaaaccgaaacaACTTCgttcttcttttgtttcgtTCTCTGCAACTATTTTACTCCAAAAACCTGTGGCAAGAAGAGGGAGAATCAATGGGTGGCGAGTTGACTGGCTGGCGAGTTCTTCTCAAGTTCTGGAGTCATTAATGATAGAAACAAACTACAACAACCATGTATGTGATCATGAAGGATCTTCATTTTTCGACTCTTCAACTTAAGAAATTGGTGACAGAAATTTCTCTCTAGGGATCATGAGGGTGGTTTTGGTACTGGTTTCAGAAAAGTTCCTTCGTGTAGATGCCGAGCATATTTGATTGGGAATTATAGTGCTCATTGCCACTGTCGATGTGTTGCTCTCAATTACAGAGCAAGTCCTCGATCAATTCTCGCTACTAGCAGTTTAATTACCTTCTGTAGGGAAGGGTGGGGTGCAGTCGGAGTTTTCGAACAGAATTAAACTGCTAGTAGC is drawn from Telopea speciosissima isolate NSW1024214 ecotype Mountain lineage chromosome 1, Tspe_v1, whole genome shotgun sequence and contains these coding sequences:
- the LOC122648808 gene encoding L10-interacting MYB domain-containing protein-like, translating into MAELEAENVSPIQLTSPDRGKAKWTPPRDDYLVELMIDQLPFGWKKKENGFTKQSWQSMTIRFNRKFGLQFEKSQLRNRYTNLRRIYFIIKSLLSQNDFGWDEAQQTIIATDEVWDRYILDHPDVESYRFKSFPLFKKLALIFEGTKGKEVSKEANDNTALSLFPCISTSLHTPEPDATQEQSKSSSDMMSPQRDTQPKKRKFVKDTTSRHKKSRNAELMIAQAISGMALNSKLNAEQVISSRLYSYDKCLEELQELEGLDDSVFVKAVRLLRDEKNAIAFMTLKGPRRLFWLKTECQAEVPLL